From one Eucalyptus grandis isolate ANBG69807.140 chromosome 9, ASM1654582v1, whole genome shotgun sequence genomic stretch:
- the LOC120288545 gene encoding disease resistance protein RUN1-like: MNELVEILECRKRFGNHGHLVVPIFHEVKTADVSNLTSESEFAQGFERLCGGERDEVQKQRWTNALRETKHLTGFDLRNDAGENERRLVDIIVEYLVEKIRETRQLHFARNAIGVDLLAGEVISLIRMDQEEDVRVIGICGVGGIGKTMAAAVICERIRRDFECFVFLDKIGEADRVDILGLQKKLLHNLMKVEGLRTYGDIQTNINEINSNMCFKRILLVLDNVTSKEQIDYFWAGDRELLCPGSRILITTRDQNLLKDLKVDDKYIVKGLDPNEALRLFCRHAWKREEPQEGYEELSRNLAHYAGGHPESLKRLGTFLNGMPKQQWPHIMEKLVRSPYLDSLIHSFESAGPYGGQGGDAFDDGTHNGVRQIRLYGQSIIESITIDYDHDGCFVRSSQHGGHAHDNETLVILDHPREHLISVSGHIDDDGGHDVVRSLKIHSNKKTYGPFGSERGRPFDLSHSDRQIIGFHGKCSSHLHSIGAHFGPISHVYPYDVVGPFGGDSGMHIWDDGKHTDVRQIVVGFDSAIKSISILYDEHGRPVGPFTHGTSGGGKTYTIKFDHPIEYLTSISGYTEEVSGLTILQSLTIHTSRRDHGPIGTANKGRHFHFHTPVAKLLGFMGVAMALISCPSELFMSRFLIHILLKFSGLLETSSSHCF, from the exons ATGAACGAGCTGGTCGAGATTCTAGAGTGCAGGAAGAGGTTCGGAAACCATGGTCACCTAGTTGTTCCCATCTTCCACGAGGTAAAAACCGCAGACGTTTCGAATTTGACGAGCGAAAGTGAATTCGCTCAAGGTTTTGAGAGATTGTGTGGAGGCGAAAGAGATGAAGTGCAGAAACAAAGATGGACAAACGCCTTGAGAGAAACTAAGCATTTGACAGGATTCGACTTGAGGAACGATGCCGGAGA GAATGAAAGGAGACTCGTGGACATAATAGTAGAGTACCTTGTCGAGAAAATCCGCGAGACACGGCAACTCCACTTTGCGAGAAACGCAATTGGGGTGGACTTGTTGGCAGGCGAGGTGATTTCTTTAATTAGAATGGACCAAGAGGAGGACGTGCGCGTCATAGGTATATGTGGAGTAGGAGGAATAGGCAAGACGATGGCGGCAGCAGTCATCTGCGAGCGCATTCGTCGCGATTTCGAATGCTTTGTCTTTCTTGATAAAATCGGAGAAGCAGACCGAGTTGATATATTAGGCCTACAAAAGAAGCTGCTCCATAATCTCATGAAGGTGGAAGGATTGAGGACCTACGGCGACATTCAGACCAACATCAACGAGATAAATAGTAACATGTGCTTTAAAAGGATACTTCTTGTTCTTGACAATGTTACTAGTAAAGAACAGATTGACTACTTCTGGGCAGGAGACCGAGAACTGCTGTGTCCTGGGAGCAGAATTCTGATCACAACCCGAGACCAAAACTTGCTAAAAGATCTCAAGGTAGACGACAAGTATATCGTCAAAGGATTGGACCCGAATGAAGCGCTCCGGCTCTTTTGTCGCCATGCCTGGAAGAGAGAAGAACCTCAAGAAGGCTATGAGGAGTTGTCCCGAAATCTAGCTCATTATGCAGGAGGTCATCCGGAGTCTCTTAAGAGGTTGGGCACATTCCTAAACGGCATGCCGAAACAACAATGGCCTCACATAATGGAGAAGTTGGTTAGAAGCCCTTATCTCGATTCGCTCATTCATTCCTTCGAATCAGCTGGGCCATATGGCGGTCAAGGCGGTGATGCTTTTGATGATGGGACACACAATGGGGTGAGGCAAATTAGGCTGTATGGACAATCAATTATTGAATCCATCACCATCGACTATGATCACGATGGGTGTTTCGTGAGATCCTCCCAGCATGGTGGACATGCCCATGACAATGAAACG CTGGTGATATTGGACCATCCAAGGGAACACCTGATTTCTGTATCAGGCCATATCGATGATGATGGAGGTCATGATGTTGTTCGGTCTCTCAAGATCCACAGCAACAAGAAGACGTACGGACCATTTGGTTCAGAAAGAGGACGGCCTTTTGATCTCTCACATTCTGATAGACAGATCATCgggtttcatggaaaatgtagCAGCCATCTCCACTCAATCGGAGCCCATTTCGGGCCAATTTCTCATGTGTATCCATATGATGTCGTGGGACCATTTGGTGGTGATAGTGGAATGCACATTTGGGACGACGGAAAACACACAGATGTGAGGCAAATCGTCGTAGGCTTCGATTCGGCAATTAAGTCCATCTCTATCTTATATGATGAACACGGACGTCCAGTTGGTCCGTTCACACATGGCACAAGTGGAGGAGGCAAAACATATACG ATTAAGTTCGACCATCCAATTGAGTACTTGACATCCATCTCGGGCTATACTGAAGAAGTTTCCGGACTCACCATTCTTCAGTCACTGACAATCCATACTAGCAGAAGGGATCATGGACCGATCGGAACAGCCAATAAAGGGAGGCATTTTCATTTCCATACACCGGTGGCAAAATTGTTGGGTTTCATGGGAGTTGCGATGGCCCTCATCTCGTGTCCATCGGAGCTTTTTATGAGCCGATTCCTCATACATATCCTGTTAAAGTTTTCGGGCCTTTTGGAG ACTTCATCGAGTCATTGCTTTTAA